From Eleftheria terrae, the proteins below share one genomic window:
- a CDS encoding acyl-CoA-binding protein, which produces MSDLKARFEQAVAESKSLPEKPDNMTLLKIYALYKQASTGDVEGDRPGMTDFVGRAKWDAWNTLKGKTSEQAMQDYIDLIESLK; this is translated from the coding sequence ATGTCCGACCTGAAAGCCCGCTTCGAGCAAGCCGTCGCCGAATCGAAGTCGCTGCCCGAGAAGCCCGACAACATGACGCTGCTGAAGATCTACGCGCTCTACAAGCAGGCCAGCACCGGTGACGTGGAGGGCGACCGCCCCGGCATGACCGATTTCGTCGGCCGCGCGAAGTGGGATGCCTGGAACACGCTCAAGGGCAAGACCAGCGAGCAGGCCATGCAGGACTACATCGACCTGATCGAATCGCTGAAGTGA
- a CDS encoding amino acid ABC transporter substrate-binding protein has translation MKKPLLVLAAALLAAGAAQADTLNKIKETGKVVMGVRDSSGVLSYTLGNGKYAGFHVNLCEVIVNNIRKDLKLDKFTVEYIPVTSQNRIPLVQNGTVDIECGSTTNNQARQQQVGFALTTFVTEVRMAVNAKSGIDTIAKLNGKTVVTTTGTTSVQHLRKHERGAGLDFKEIFGKDHADSFLILEAGRADAFVMDDYILAGNIANSKNPADFKVAGEALSVEPIAIMFRKDDPAFKKAVDDQIRALMKSGEFEKLYKKWFESPIPPRNTNPNVPMSAALKAAVANPNDNPMESYAKK, from the coding sequence ATGAAGAAGCCTCTGCTCGTCCTGGCCGCAGCCCTGCTGGCCGCAGGTGCGGCGCAAGCCGACACGCTCAACAAGATCAAGGAGACCGGCAAGGTCGTGATGGGAGTGCGTGACTCCTCCGGCGTGCTCTCCTACACCCTGGGCAATGGCAAGTACGCCGGCTTCCACGTGAACCTGTGCGAGGTCATCGTCAACAACATCCGCAAGGACCTGAAGCTGGACAAGTTCACCGTGGAGTACATCCCGGTGACGTCGCAGAACCGGATCCCGCTGGTGCAGAACGGCACGGTCGACATCGAGTGCGGCTCCACCACCAACAACCAGGCACGCCAGCAGCAGGTCGGCTTCGCGCTGACCACCTTCGTGACCGAAGTGCGCATGGCGGTGAACGCGAAGTCGGGCATCGACACGATCGCCAAGCTCAACGGCAAGACCGTCGTGACGACCACCGGCACCACCTCGGTGCAGCACCTGCGCAAGCATGAGCGCGGTGCGGGCCTGGACTTCAAGGAAATCTTCGGCAAGGACCACGCCGATTCCTTCCTGATCCTGGAAGCCGGCCGTGCCGACGCCTTCGTGATGGACGACTACATCCTGGCCGGCAACATCGCCAACTCCAAGAACCCGGCGGACTTCAAGGTCGCCGGCGAGGCCCTCTCGGTCGAGCCGATCGCGATCATGTTCCGCAAGGATGACCCGGCCTTCAAGAAGGCGGTGGACGACCAGATCCGCGCCCTGATGAAGAGCGGCGAGTTCGAGAAGCTCTACAAGAAGTGGTTCGAGTCGCCGATCCCGCCGCGCAACACCAACCCGAACGTGCCGATGAGCGCGGCACTGAAGGCGGCGGTCGCCAACCCCAACGACAACCCGATGGAAAGCTACGCCAAGAAATAA
- a CDS encoding LysR substrate-binding domain-containing protein — translation METKWLEDFVSLAETRSFSRSAQLRHVTQPAFSRRIQALEGWVGIDLVDRSSYPTRLTPAGETFLAQALEILGTLQATRNMMRGHRSAGQDMIEFAVPHTLAFSFFPHWVMSLRKSFGAVKSRLIALNVHDAVMRMAEGSCDLLIAYHHASQPLQLNPDRYEMLSLGQETLAPYAKAGPDGQPLFRIPARPSERVPFLSYASGAYLGRLVDLITKRSPVPLNLDAIYETDMAEGLKAMALEGHGLAFLPASSVKKELRARRLVLAAPAGSHEVVMDVRIYRERPEAAKHVRHGVQALWDYLRETRHA, via the coding sequence GTGGAAACCAAGTGGTTAGAAGATTTCGTCAGCCTGGCAGAGACGCGCAGCTTCTCGCGTTCCGCGCAATTGCGCCATGTCACGCAACCGGCCTTCTCGCGGCGCATCCAGGCACTGGAAGGCTGGGTCGGCATCGACCTGGTGGACCGGTCGTCCTACCCCACCCGGTTGACGCCAGCCGGCGAGACCTTCCTCGCGCAGGCGCTCGAGATCCTCGGCACCTTGCAGGCCACCCGCAACATGATGCGCGGCCATCGCTCGGCCGGGCAGGACATGATCGAGTTCGCGGTGCCGCACACGCTGGCCTTCAGCTTCTTCCCGCACTGGGTGATGAGCCTGCGCAAGAGCTTCGGCGCGGTGAAGAGCCGGCTGATCGCGCTGAACGTGCACGACGCGGTGATGCGCATGGCCGAAGGCAGCTGCGACCTGCTGATCGCCTATCACCATGCGTCGCAGCCATTGCAGCTCAACCCTGACCGCTACGAGATGCTGAGCCTGGGGCAGGAGACGCTCGCCCCCTACGCCAAGGCCGGGCCCGACGGCCAGCCGCTGTTCCGCATTCCGGCCCGGCCCAGCGAGCGGGTGCCTTTCCTCAGCTACGCCTCCGGTGCCTACCTGGGCCGGCTGGTCGACCTGATCACCAAGCGTTCGCCAGTGCCGCTGAACCTGGACGCCATCTACGAGACCGACATGGCCGAGGGCCTGAAGGCGATGGCCCTCGAAGGCCATGGCCTGGCCTTCCTGCCCGCCAGCTCGGTGAAGAAGGAGCTGCGGGCCCGCCGCCTGGTGCTGGCCGCGCCGGCCGGCTCGCACGAGGTGGTGATGGACGTGCGCATCTACCGCGAGCGGCCCGAGGCCGCCAAGCACGTGCGCCATGGCGTGCAGGCGCTGTGGGACTACCTGCGCGAAACACGTCACGCTTGA
- a CDS encoding amino acid ABC transporter permease: MQSTWQTFMQDRGDGITYVDWVLSAWGWTLSIAACAWVLALLIGSLVGTLRTVPSKPLQWLSNTWVELFRNVPLLIQVFLWYQVLPVVFPSLQKLDTFVLVVFALGFFTSARIAEQVRAGIQSLPRGQFMAGSAIGLTRAQTYRYVILPMAFRIVLPPLTSEAMNIIKNSSVAFAVGIGEMVLYAQQAGAELSAEVPAYLIVTVFYVISAFAVNRLMAFVESRVRVPGYVGGSK, translated from the coding sequence TTGCAATCCACATGGCAGACCTTCATGCAAGACCGCGGGGACGGCATCACCTATGTCGACTGGGTGCTGTCTGCCTGGGGGTGGACGCTGAGCATCGCAGCGTGTGCATGGGTGCTGGCCCTGCTGATCGGATCGCTGGTCGGCACGCTCCGCACCGTGCCGAGCAAGCCGCTGCAATGGCTGAGCAATACCTGGGTCGAATTGTTCCGCAATGTTCCGCTCCTGATCCAGGTGTTCCTCTGGTATCAGGTGCTGCCGGTGGTGTTCCCGTCGCTGCAGAAGCTGGACACCTTCGTGCTGGTGGTCTTCGCGCTCGGTTTCTTCACCTCGGCGCGTATCGCCGAGCAGGTGCGGGCGGGCATCCAGTCCTTGCCGCGCGGCCAGTTCATGGCCGGCTCGGCCATCGGCCTGACGCGCGCGCAGACCTACCGCTACGTGATCCTGCCGATGGCCTTCCGCATCGTGCTGCCGCCGCTGACCAGCGAGGCGATGAACATCATCAAGAACTCCTCGGTGGCCTTTGCCGTCGGCATCGGCGAGATGGTGCTCTATGCCCAGCAAGCCGGGGCGGAGCTGTCGGCCGAGGTGCCGGCCTACCTGATCGTGACCGTGTTCTACGTCATCTCTGCCTTCGCGGTGAACCGACTGATGGCCTTCGTCGAGTCGCGGGTGCGCGTGCCCGGCTATGTCGGGGGGTCGAAGTAA
- a CDS encoding putative bifunctional diguanylate cyclase/phosphodiesterase, translated as MNQRPPSIPGLVAACTAAGHLVLAQLLAGSARAWRWIAGLLAGLCLLAALLPAAAAPAGVPPHTVRLHFHRPQHDYAGWGLHVWGEALALRRAVTWQQPMEPAGLDAYGIYFDVPLQPGASSFLFILHRGDTKNVAQDQRLELPVHGREVWLMADTATLFSSPPEIQADFALGLELQRLSAHQVRLAWASAGGVVAVLAIGSLLAFRRLAAARRQLVRQVAGLVEAQRDWQRQAERAPSGADDELTGLPTRASLQRALDAALRRARRHGRPLAVLFIDLDGFKQVNDGCGHDAGDRVLTTLAQRFRASLRESDLVARVGGDEFVVLIEDLHDSRHATRVARKLIECAAEPVPDGERQHRVSASIGVAVFPEDGVDGASLVKQADTAMYQAKKGGKNACCFHAPARQRQLQAQLALERELKDWAADASRLDSLVHWQPQLALDSGRLVGMELQLRRPGQAVPEDLAAVLAVAEEMGLAEALERAMVLQAGRQAAAWRLEGRPALPLTVRLAPGSAARAGRIGRLRAALADSGLPAAQLRLQGPAELAASAAMPASEWQPLHRLGVRLGLDLPPAARLGLLPLLEAAPDLLVLDAELLAEDGAPAVQAKGYVAALRILGEARGFQLAVRGLDTPALRQRASALGIEVGQGDACQEAAAAATAA; from the coding sequence ATGAACCAGCGCCCCCCTTCCATTCCCGGCCTTGTCGCTGCCTGCACGGCCGCCGGCCATCTCGTGCTGGCGCAGCTACTGGCCGGCTCCGCCCGGGCGTGGCGCTGGATCGCCGGGCTGCTGGCCGGGCTGTGCCTGCTCGCAGCGCTGCTGCCCGCCGCTGCAGCGCCGGCCGGGGTGCCGCCGCACACGGTGCGCCTGCACTTCCACCGGCCGCAGCACGACTATGCCGGCTGGGGGCTGCATGTGTGGGGCGAGGCGCTGGCCCTGCGCCGTGCAGTGACCTGGCAGCAGCCCATGGAGCCCGCCGGCCTGGACGCCTACGGCATCTACTTCGATGTGCCGCTGCAGCCCGGGGCGAGCTCCTTCCTCTTCATCCTGCACCGCGGCGACACGAAGAACGTGGCGCAGGACCAGCGCCTGGAACTGCCGGTGCACGGCCGTGAGGTGTGGTTGATGGCCGACACGGCGACGCTCTTCAGCAGCCCGCCGGAGATCCAGGCCGACTTCGCGCTGGGGCTCGAGTTGCAACGCCTGTCGGCCCACCAGGTGCGCCTGGCCTGGGCCAGCGCCGGCGGGGTGGTGGCGGTGCTGGCCATCGGCAGCCTGCTGGCGTTTCGCCGTCTGGCGGCGGCGCGCCGGCAGCTGGTCCGGCAGGTGGCCGGCCTGGTGGAGGCTCAGCGAGACTGGCAGCGGCAGGCCGAACGCGCACCGTCTGGCGCCGATGACGAGCTGACCGGCCTGCCCACCCGTGCCTCACTGCAACGCGCGCTGGATGCGGCCTTGCGGCGCGCCAGGCGCCATGGCCGGCCGCTGGCCGTGTTGTTCATCGATCTCGACGGTTTCAAGCAGGTCAACGACGGCTGCGGGCACGATGCCGGTGATCGGGTGCTGACCACCTTGGCGCAGCGCTTCAGGGCCAGCCTGCGCGAGAGCGACCTGGTGGCCCGGGTCGGCGGCGACGAGTTCGTGGTCCTGATCGAAGACTTGCACGACAGCCGCCATGCGACCCGCGTCGCCCGCAAGCTCATCGAGTGTGCGGCCGAGCCAGTGCCCGACGGCGAAAGGCAGCACCGCGTCAGCGCCAGCATCGGCGTGGCGGTGTTTCCCGAGGATGGTGTCGACGGCGCATCGCTGGTGAAGCAGGCCGACACCGCGATGTACCAGGCCAAGAAGGGCGGCAAGAACGCCTGCTGCTTCCATGCGCCGGCCCGGCAGCGCCAGCTGCAGGCGCAGCTGGCGCTGGAGCGCGAGTTGAAGGACTGGGCGGCCGATGCCTCGCGCCTGGACAGCCTGGTGCACTGGCAGCCGCAGCTGGCCCTCGACAGCGGCCGGCTGGTGGGCATGGAATTGCAGTTGCGCCGGCCGGGCCAGGCGGTGCCGGAGGACCTTGCAGCGGTGCTGGCGGTGGCCGAAGAGATGGGCCTGGCCGAAGCCCTGGAACGCGCCATGGTGCTGCAGGCCGGCAGGCAGGCCGCGGCCTGGCGCCTCGAAGGCCGGCCGGCCCTGCCGCTGACGGTGCGCCTGGCCCCGGGCAGCGCCGCGCGGGCCGGGCGCATCGGGCGCTTGCGCGCCGCGCTGGCCGACAGCGGGCTGCCGGCCGCACAGCTGCGGCTTCAAGGGCCGGCCGAGCTGGCCGCTTCCGCCGCGATGCCGGCCAGCGAATGGCAGCCGCTGCATCGGCTCGGCGTGCGCCTGGGTCTGGATCTGCCGCCGGCCGCCCGCCTGGGCCTGCTGCCGCTGCTGGAGGCGGCGCCCGACCTGCTGGTGCTCGATGCCGAGCTGCTGGCGGAGGACGGCGCCCCGGCCGTGCAGGCCAAGGGCTATGTGGCCGCGCTGCGCATCCTGGGCGAGGCGCGCGGCTTCCAGCTCGCGGTGCGCGGCCTGGACACGCCGGCGCTGCGCCAGCGCGCCAGCGCGCTGGGCATCGAGGTGGGGCAGGGCGATGCCTGCCAGGAGGCTGCCGCTGCGGCGACGGCTGCCTGA
- a CDS encoding amino acid ABC transporter permease has product MNLDLSFYNWELISNFVQKGFLFSLQLTLVAMIGGILLGTVLAMMRLSSVKALQWVSAGYVNGLRSIPLLMVILWVFLLLPEGIGAERSALVTFTLFEAAYYSEIMRAGIQSIPRGQVYAGQAIGLSYGQNMRFVILPQAFRNMLPVLLTQTIILFQDTSLVYVIGAYDLFKGFETAGKTMGRPVEAYLAAAVVYFVICFALSQLVKRLQKKIAIVR; this is encoded by the coding sequence ATGAATCTCGATCTTTCGTTCTACAACTGGGAACTCATCTCCAACTTCGTCCAGAAGGGCTTCCTGTTCAGCCTGCAGCTCACGCTGGTGGCGATGATCGGCGGCATCCTGCTGGGCACGGTGCTGGCGATGATGCGACTGTCCAGCGTCAAGGCGCTGCAGTGGGTCTCGGCCGGCTATGTCAACGGCCTGCGGTCGATTCCGCTGCTGATGGTCATCCTGTGGGTCTTCCTGCTGCTGCCCGAGGGCATTGGCGCGGAGCGCTCGGCGCTGGTGACCTTCACGCTGTTCGAGGCGGCCTACTACTCGGAGATCATGCGGGCCGGCATCCAGTCGATCCCGCGTGGGCAGGTGTATGCCGGCCAGGCCATCGGCTTGAGCTATGGGCAGAACATGCGCTTCGTGATCCTGCCCCAGGCTTTCCGCAACATGCTGCCGGTGCTGCTGACGCAGACCATCATCCTGTTCCAGGACACCTCGCTCGTCTACGTGATCGGCGCCTACGACCTGTTCAAGGGCTTCGAGACCGCGGGCAAGACCATGGGTCGTCCGGTCGAGGCCTACCTGGCCGCCGCGGTGGTCTACTTCGTGATCTGCTTTGCGCTGTCCCAGCTGGTGAAACGCCTGCAGAAGAAAATTGCGATCGTCCGCTGA
- a CDS encoding polyhydroxyalkanoic acid system family protein produces the protein MSHDQEIHLQREHGLGLARARELAAQWAEDAEEQYGMACRIEEGETSDLLYFSRDGVQGTLAVEPARLVLQARLGGLLAGFRQVVEARVARKLDELLALECQRPSQRKG, from the coding sequence GTGAGCCACGACCAAGAGATCCACCTGCAGCGCGAACACGGCCTGGGCCTGGCACGCGCCCGCGAGCTGGCGGCCCAATGGGCCGAAGATGCCGAGGAGCAGTACGGCATGGCCTGCCGCATCGAGGAAGGCGAGACGAGCGACCTGCTGTACTTCAGCCGTGACGGCGTGCAGGGCACGCTGGCCGTGGAGCCGGCCCGCCTGGTGCTGCAAGCCCGCCTGGGCGGGCTGCTGGCGGGGTTCCGGCAGGTCGTCGAGGCGCGGGTGGCGCGCAAGCTCGACGAATTGCTGGCCCTGGAATGCCAACGCCCGTCGCAGCGCAAGGGCTAG
- a CDS encoding amino acid ABC transporter ATP-binding protein has product MIEIKNVSKWYGSFQVLTDCTTSVQKGEVVVVCGPSGSGKSTLIKTVNALEPFQKGDILVEGVSVGNPKTNLPKLRSRVGMVFQHFELFPHLSVTENLTLAQMKVLGRSKSEAMSKGLKYLDRVGLSAHKDKFPGQLSGGQQQRVAIARALSMDPIVMLFDEPTSALDPEMVGEVLDVMVQLAQEGMTMMCVTHEMGFARKVSHRVIFMDQGKIIEDCKKEEFFGNPEARSPRAKEFLSKILQH; this is encoded by the coding sequence ATGATCGAAATCAAGAACGTCAGCAAGTGGTACGGATCGTTCCAGGTGCTGACCGACTGCACCACCAGCGTCCAGAAGGGCGAAGTGGTGGTGGTCTGCGGGCCGTCGGGTTCGGGCAAGTCCACGCTCATCAAGACCGTCAACGCGCTGGAGCCCTTCCAGAAGGGCGACATCCTGGTCGAGGGCGTCTCGGTCGGCAACCCGAAGACCAACCTGCCCAAGCTGCGTTCGCGGGTGGGCATGGTGTTCCAGCACTTCGAGCTGTTCCCGCACCTGAGCGTGACCGAGAACCTCACGCTCGCGCAGATGAAGGTGCTGGGCCGCAGCAAGAGCGAGGCGATGAGCAAGGGCCTGAAGTACCTGGACCGGGTGGGCCTGTCGGCGCACAAGGACAAGTTCCCCGGCCAGCTTTCCGGCGGCCAGCAGCAGCGCGTGGCGATTGCCCGGGCGCTCAGCATGGACCCGATCGTGATGCTGTTCGACGAACCCACCTCGGCGCTCGACCCCGAGATGGTTGGTGAAGTGCTGGACGTGATGGTGCAGCTCGCCCAGGAAGGCATGACGATGATGTGCGTCACCCACGAAATGGGCTTCGCGCGCAAGGTCAGCCACCGGGTGATCTTCATGGACCAGGGCAAGATCATCGAGGACTGCAAGAAGGAAGAGTTCTTCGGCAACCCCGAGGCCCGCTCGCCGCGTGCCAAGGAATTCCTGTCGAAGATCCTGCAGCACTGA
- a CDS encoding type II asparaginase: MTRRILRILARGALAAACFSTAAGALAQATKPRVVIVATGGTIAGAGASATHSATYQAAKVPVDKLIAGVPELSQVAEVRGEQAFQIASESFTNEQLVTLAKRVSALSKDPQVDGVVITHGTDTLEETSFFLNLVLKTDKPVVLVGSMRPGTSMSADGMLNLYNAVVVAGSTDARGKGTLVVMNDQIHSGRDVTKRINIQTSAFSSQWGPLGMVVEGRTYWFRAPAKPHTRQTEFDIDQLGSLPPVYVVYGTGSMTPELYTAAAKAGAKAIVHAGTGNGSVPGYAVDTLKALRAQGLQVVRSSRVGDGFVLRNSEQPDDKYDWVVAHDLNPQKAKILAALALTRSNDSKELQRMFWQY, encoded by the coding sequence ATGACAAGACGCATTCTGCGCATCCTCGCGCGCGGCGCACTCGCGGCCGCCTGTTTCTCCACCGCGGCCGGCGCCTTGGCCCAGGCCACCAAGCCGCGGGTGGTGATCGTCGCCACCGGCGGCACCATCGCGGGCGCCGGCGCCTCTGCCACCCACAGCGCGACCTACCAGGCGGCCAAGGTACCGGTCGACAAGCTCATCGCCGGCGTGCCCGAGCTGTCGCAGGTGGCCGAGGTGCGCGGCGAGCAGGCCTTCCAGATCGCCTCGGAAAGCTTCACCAATGAACAGCTCGTCACGCTGGCCAAGCGCGTGTCGGCACTGAGCAAGGACCCGCAGGTCGATGGCGTGGTGATCACCCACGGCACCGACACGCTGGAGGAAACCTCGTTCTTCCTGAACCTCGTGCTCAAGACCGACAAGCCGGTGGTGCTGGTGGGCTCCATGCGGCCGGGCACCTCGATGTCGGCCGACGGCATGCTGAACCTCTACAACGCCGTGGTGGTGGCCGGCAGCACCGACGCGCGTGGCAAGGGCACGCTGGTGGTGATGAACGACCAGATCCACTCCGGCCGCGACGTCACCAAGCGCATCAACATCCAGACCAGCGCCTTCTCCAGCCAGTGGGGCCCGCTGGGCATGGTGGTGGAAGGCAGGACCTACTGGTTCCGGGCGCCCGCCAAGCCGCACACCCGGCAGACCGAGTTCGACATCGACCAGCTTGGCAGCCTGCCACCGGTCTACGTGGTCTACGGCACCGGCAGCATGACCCCCGAGCTGTACACCGCCGCAGCCAAGGCCGGGGCCAAGGCCATCGTGCATGCCGGCACCGGCAACGGATCGGTGCCCGGCTATGCGGTGGACACGCTGAAGGCACTGCGGGCGCAAGGCCTGCAGGTGGTGCGCTCGTCCCGCGTGGGCGACGGCTTCGTGCTGCGCAACTCGGAGCAGCCGGACGACAAGTACGACTGGGTCGTGGCCCACGACCTGAACCCGCAGAAGGCCAAGATCCTTGCCGCGCTGGCGCTCACCCGCAGCAACGACAGCAAGGAGCTGCAGCGGATGTTCTGGCAATACTGA
- a CDS encoding amino acid ABC transporter substrate-binding protein, translated as MFSSAWARAAGVSLVAGSAAFLQLTPAQAGPVLERIRASGTITLAHRDSSVPFSYVDADKKPLGYAVDVCLKLAEAVRKHLQLKAIKPNFVLASAADRMPMIVEGKADLECGSTSNNAERRKTVAFTVPHYITGARYMVRSDSKIEDLPQFEGKKLVSTKGTTPMRAVDAANKERLLRITVLEAADHASATDMVEKGLADGFAMDDVLLYGVISSRPDPGKLKVVGKFLTIEPLAIMLSKDDPEFKKIIDEEMKRLIQSHEIHPIYERWFQRPIPPRNVSLNLPMSYLLKDFWKYPTDQVPF; from the coding sequence ATGTTTTCCAGTGCTTGGGCACGCGCCGCTGGCGTTTCTCTGGTGGCCGGCAGTGCCGCCTTCTTGCAACTGACCCCGGCGCAGGCCGGCCCGGTGCTGGAGCGCATCCGCGCCAGCGGCACCATCACGCTGGCACACCGCGATTCCTCGGTACCGTTCTCGTATGTGGATGCGGACAAGAAGCCGCTGGGCTATGCGGTCGATGTCTGCCTGAAGCTGGCCGAGGCGGTGCGCAAGCACCTGCAGCTGAAGGCGATCAAGCCCAATTTCGTGCTCGCCAGCGCGGCCGATCGCATGCCGATGATCGTCGAGGGCAAGGCCGACCTGGAATGCGGTTCGACCAGCAATAATGCCGAGCGCCGCAAGACGGTGGCCTTCACGGTGCCGCACTACATCACCGGCGCCCGCTACATGGTGCGCTCGGACAGCAAGATCGAGGACCTGCCGCAGTTCGAGGGCAAGAAGCTGGTGTCCACCAAGGGCACCACGCCGATGCGCGCGGTTGACGCCGCCAACAAGGAACGGCTCTTGCGTATCACCGTGCTCGAGGCCGCCGACCATGCCAGCGCCACCGACATGGTGGAGAAGGGCCTGGCCGACGGTTTCGCAATGGACGACGTGCTGCTGTACGGCGTGATCTCCTCGCGGCCCGACCCCGGCAAGCTGAAGGTGGTGGGCAAGTTCCTGACCATCGAGCCGCTGGCGATCATGCTGTCCAAGGACGATCCCGAGTTCAAGAAGATCATCGATGAAGAGATGAAGCGATTGATTCAGAGCCACGAGATTCACCCCATCTATGAACGGTGGTTCCAGCGTCCCATCCCGCCGCGCAATGTGTCGCTCAACCTGCCCATGAGCTACCTGCTGAAGGACTTCTGGAAATACCCGACAGACCAGGTCCCGTTCTGA